ttaaaaattataaactatgcataaataattaaaacattttttaaacttaataaaaaaaacagattacattaaaacttaaaaaaaaaacacattaaaaaaaaaaaaacacataacaTTAAAACTTAAACTAATATTTTAGAAATTGCATGGCCAATTATATTTTTTTGCGATATCTCGTTTCCTCGCGAGAATAAATGGCAACATCTCGGGTGGAGCATGGTCGTGTGACTCAGTAAATGTCTTCAAATCCCGATCATACATGAGTTGTTTCACCGCCTCGCGTTGTTCCGCCACTAACGCTATGGTGTCTTCCTCGCGTTTCTTTCGTATATTCGTCAACTCTATCAAACGTGCTTTTTCTTGTTCTTTCAAAAGAGTGTATTGGGCGAGCTTCTCAGTGAGGGCCTCTTGGCTATCGTTTGATGATGATGCGGGCCTCTTGTCTTTCCTTTTTTGTCTTGGTGGTGATGGGTCTACGTTTATGTCCGGTATATCTATCGGTGACTCAGTTCCCGGTGTACCCGCATCGAGCGACTTTCTTTTTTGTCCCGAACTTTCACTATCTTCACCCAACAATGGTACCGTTGCCCATTTGTCATGTTTACGAACGACCTCCCATGCCTCAATATGTTGAAAACCACTTGGATATTTTTTTTGAAATCACTTAAAGCCCTATTCATGACGTCGAGGTCGCTAACACCACTACCACGAATACGATCCTACATTGATAACaaatataaagtaaaaaaaaattaaacatacaTAATTTAATGgaaattatttttaaaatattatGGAAAATTACCGCTTGTTGCCAAAGACCGTTGAAGTGATTTATCTTACTCAACATAGGGATCCATTTTGAACGTACTTGATGAACTGTTCGAGTACTTCCGCCAACAGTTTCGTTGTAATGGACGAgaatttttttccaaaaactaTCCCCTTTTTGTGCATttccttttttcttgtttaaggAACAatgaacccatgccttggctaagGCCTCTTCATGTGTTTTCGCCCAAGTTTGACGCTCCGCCTTGGCTCCCTTTTGTTTCGGGTCACTTGCTTCACCAATATCATCCTCTTCATCCACATATTCTTCTTCGTCCTCGCCACTATCTTCATCCAAATGTTGTGTTTCGGGGACAACCTCTTCATCATCGTAGATAGGAAGTGGGCGCTCGACATTCTCTCTTGGTGATTGAATTGGCGGGGTCCTAAATGCAAATGGATCGAACTCGTTTGTGAAGCTTGGGTGTGAAAATATTTGTGGTGGAAAAGTAGGTTGGGTGAAAAAGGATGGTTGAGTTTGAGGGTAATAAAATTGAGGTTGAGTGGTTGGTGAATATCCGTAGGAGGTTTGAATCGGTGCACTTGGACCTCTACAATCACCTTGTCTCGTTTGCGAAACCTTTTTTTTTGAATCCGATCCTCGGCTAGCGGAACCTTTTTTCTTGGGTTcacttttgttttgtttatccATTGTGTTTGTGGGTCTAGAAAGAGAGATTTTTTTGTAAGAATTGTGTGTCAAAAATGATTGACAAATTGAGTTTATATAATAAGATTCACAAACGGTAATAAATCAACGTTCAAAAAATTCGCAAACGGTCAAAAAATTAAAAGCCAAACGGTCAAAATATCAAATCAATCAACATCACATCATCGGTGAAAGGTTACCGATTTTGGCTTTATCTCTCTTGGTCACCGAATGCAAAGGAACCCATGGTGTAGTCACCGAAGCGGTGACTTGAATCCCCGCAGACATCACCGCTTATTATACCCTCTGCCCTTAATTGTTTTGAATTTATAAGTTTTTTTTCAAATAGAAGaaaatttatgttatttaagTAATTAAGTCTGTGGTTTAACTAAAAAGTGAAAAAGGTACTGCCACGTCACttccatagttgttaatagcgagcACTATAGTGAATAGCGTAGCGTACCGCTGGATTATCGCTGTCTGATGTTTAGCGCTCCCTAGCATGAAATAGCGACAATTagtttttaatttctttttttttttgctttttaaatattaaaaaccgAATTTTTTAGGCATTTTAATCAACCAAACAGCTGTAATCTTCACTAATTGCATCGAAAAACCTTAAATTCGTGAATAAAACactaatttttttgaaaaaaaatattctAATACCGGTATTCGCTAAACATCAAATAGCGCTCGCCATCGCTATCGCTACATAGCGTATAGGTTGCTTGTTGCTATTTACCGCTATTCGTTATTAACAACTATGGTCACTTCCACGTAGGCAGTGGGGGTTATAACTACCTAAACCCTGAAAAGTGTGTAGTGGTTTAACTTGTATATTAAATGCAaggaaaaaataaaacaaataataatgagTAATATCTTAATGGGCTAAAATTTGTATTTAGGTGAAGAAGAATGCACACGATGATTTAGGTACAGAAACAAGAACAAAGACAGACCCGAAAGTTGCTTTAAACGAGAACTCAAGCACATCGGGCTCGAATATAGAATCTAAGCCAGTGAATCCTGATCCTTCAAAGAAGGACAAAGTTTCAAATGATGTCACAAATGGTAATGTGGACAAGACTACTAAGAGTGTTCCAAGTAAGCCATTAGTGGATAAAGAAACTGGTAATTTGCAAAAGGGTTCAAAAGATAAGGACTTGGTGGACAATGTTGAGAATAAAAGTGAAACAGATAATGGGTCGGGATCTAAAGGTGTGCCCAAGGAGGATAACTTGCCAAACATGAGGAAGGGAAGTTTTCGAGGCGAACAATGTGATTCGTCTTTCAAGTGCACAATTGGTAATGGTGAAAATCATGGAATGATTGCTTGTCTAAGTGTTCCGGGAGATGGTATGTATTGTTCcttcatgtttttattttttaatcaatTTACTTTGGCTCGATTTAGTTATTCATTGTTTTGTTATTCCAACTCCCGCTACTTACTACACATGAATATTGCAAAATTTACTATCCTAAAAAGTTTAAGTAAAAAAATGATGATGCTTTTAAAAATTAATGCCAACGTGTTTCTATTTAtagttttttacttttttttttataaacgttGATGTCCCTACAAATAGCTCTGCTATGAGTGGGATCTTACTAGGTACATCCGTTTATTTGTTTTTAAATGGTAATGTAGCTCTCTACGTAGTACTTACcaatgcagttaatatcggtgatatatcggttatcggtccccacTCCCCATGTAAAATATTGGTGTCAAATGTCGGTCAGACTATTGGTACcgacagtggcggacccaggatttttttttttctaacaggGTCCATTTTTTCggtgttcaaaattttcataacaaaacgtttAAATTTTTGGGTCGGGTCAGAtcgaggtttgaactagattaaaaaaacagaaaaaacaagctatacaaggattgaacccatgacctcttgttGTTAAAGAGGGAGGTTTGCCACTACaccaactttccttttctttctacagtgtccacctaattgtatctatggggtccttataaaatttaatataccggatctactaatttttttaaaaaacattggggtccggggaccctgACCTGttcaatgtgggtccgcccctgggtaccgatattatcggccaGGCTATTGACCGATATATATAAGTTCGATATATATAagttctgcatgatattaaaattaccgatatctcaccgagataacctatatctcaaatatcggtccttgacacCGATACCCGactttttaccgcattaactgcataggcaCTTACTTGGTTACTCCATGTATAGTGGTTTGGAACATTTGCTTGATACTTTGAACATTGAAGTTTCTTCATGTCAAAAACATATCCACGTATATGTTTTTCTTATATATGTTTACTTATAGAATATAGATGATAGGATACGCTAACTTCATTAGCAATTACTCAAAATCCTACTTCAAGCACCAATGTGATAAGTGTGCTTTACAAGTCACAACATGTACGTTAGATGATTGATACTAGAATTTTACGTCAAATCGGTGATTGGAAAGGTTGTAAACTAGACATTCGTAAGTAGCATAGTAAAAAGTACTTTGTAATCAACATGCTTTAGGGAATCGTTTTTCGGAATGCTATTAATCATTTTGCAGTATAAATGAGATGAGGTTCATTGTCATTATCTATACGTAACCGAAAACCTAAGGAATATGCTCTATTGATTGGAAACTGCAATAGTAACGACTTCGGTATATGCATTGAAAACTGAAACATTTCTTGTTATCTTCTAGAGTCTACAGAAGTTTCCCTTATAATCCAGAACAAGGGAAAGGGCCCGCTCGATGTAAATATTAGCGCTCCTAATTTTGTTCGCTTGGATAAACCAAAAGTTACAATCCAAGAAAACGATGACCAAAAGGTAACTAATCTTACAAGACGAAATTTACAAGTAAATGAGTTAAACTTAGTTTTTGACTCGAGAATCTTTCCTTGCAGGTTATGGTCTCTATAGGAGAAGGAAAAACCGAAAAACTTATAACTCTAAAAACACTTGAAGGCAGTTGCAGTCTCGATTTTATGGATTTTCTTACGCATAATCCCATgaaaaagtcaaactatgcgtCGCAGTTGACTTACACGAGCCTCTTCAGACGGACTCCGTTTCTTGGACTCTTATCTCTAGCTTTAATACTAGTAATAGTATCGGTTGTGGTTTGTGTAACCTATCAAAAAAGACGTTTTGTGAACAGTGGTGCGAAATATCAGAAACTGGACGCTGAGCTCCCGGTTTCAGGTGGGCCCAAGGTTGACTTTGACCAAAAAGATGGATGGGATGACAATTGGAGCGATGATTGGGGTGATGTTGAAGCGCCCAGTACTCCCTCTATGCCTCTTACTCCGAGCATTTCCTCTGCTGGTGTTTCTTCAAGGCGAGTTAATAAGGATGCCTGGAAAGATTAAAATTATTATCATGATTATGCATTTTTATTACAATCTCTGATCATATCAATACGCGATCAACATGTCAAGCATTTTGATGTACCATTTTTCATGAAAAACGACGGGATTTGTAGGTCGAAGGTAGAGTTTCTTGTCGTGTAGTCTTATCTGTGGGTTTTTGATCATTTGATTTAGGGTCATTTGCTGCGATATTTCTATATATGTTTCAGTTATGAAGTAAATTCTTGTCATTTATGTGGATATTGGGTCACATATATTGAAGATAAAGGGCATTCATTGCAATTTGAGACAAACAtgaaggacgaaaagtgtaatttaccctttttttaTGAATCTCAGTTCTAGAAGTTTTGGTCATATAATTAAATTCTTGAATATTGTTTGATGGCGCTGGTGGTCGATGTGTAGGTGATGGAAGTGGTGACTAGGGTGACAGTGCTCGGGGCGAGGGGGTGAGTTGGGGTGGCTGGTGACGGTGGTGGGTGGAGCCAGGGTGGAGGGGGTGGGAGCGGCAAATGCGGCCACAATGATTGTTTTGGAATTCCATTAATTGATTTTGATCTAATTTCTTCACATTGTTGAGGGATTTTTGAATTCGTTTATGTTGAGGAATTTGAGGGATTGACTTTCAATTTGAATTCCTTTTACAGCCAAACACATTAAAAAGGGAATTAAGATTACAAATTTTGTTAACCAAACACAATAAGAGATAAAATTCATATTAAGTTCCATTGAAGTTGACAAATCAAACAAACTATAAGGAGGGAGAGAGTCGTCTCAGATTTCCCTGTATGATATGTCAGCGTTatatcagttttttttttctgcACTTTCCCTAGTTTTTCCCAAAACcaaattattttaatttaattcaaTCTTTAAACATTAATATATGTTTCATAACTTTTATTACAACTATAAATAAAAAAGTagataattaaaataaaaactactaaattaaaaataaaattaaaattaaaattctaAACATTCGGAATGGTTTCTCATAATTGGCCATGTCGAAATATGACTAAATTTCGGGATAGCGTAGCTCCTTTGGTACTTGCGATGGACCGCCTCTATCGCTTCCGCCTCGTTATGTCACCGTCATTCATCTCCTCGTTGAAGACTTGGTTAAATCTAAAAACCTTTGCATTGATTTCCCAAAACTTTGAATACATTTGATATGACTTGTGATCAGTAGTATCACCCGAATGTTGATGGAGTTGTTGAAAGATTGCATTCCAAAATGGCCCAGATGCACGCGGCGGTTTGTCCTTGACAACAATCACCCAAGCCATAACCAAgaccatttcttcttcttcttcttcttcttcggtcTAGGGTCTCCGTGCTATTTGTATTAATAAAATAGATTTTTTAGATTGTAACATATGCCCGTTTAAGGATATTGACCGAACATTGCCGTCCCCTCGCCAATTGTCGTTGAAATCAACATCCCAATATCAAAACAGTTGTTAGCATGGAATACCCTTAGAAGTTCACACAAATAAGCATGTTCGCTTTCAAACATGCCAGGTTAACTCGAGACCAATCCATATAGGTGTCTACAGTTTCCACCCATAACTATCTAAAACTCGTTTAAACACAACTCGAACTCTAGAATTTCATTTAAGTCACACCATGACAACATTATTAGCAATTTGTAAGATAAACTATAGGTAACAATGTAACATACTTTGGTCATATACAAGGGATAACAAGCTAGGTGGTGGTGATCCACCAACTTACCAAGTTTTTagtgagttaattactgttttcgtccatgtggtttgtcaaaaatcactatttcagtccattagtttaaaaattgtgatttcggtccctgtggtttcactttcgtaaccatttcagtccctgtggttttactttacaaccatttcaatccattattctgttaagtatagggactgaaatggttacgaggtggactgatatggttatgaaagtgaaaccacagggactgaaatcgtaatttttaaactaattgactgaaatagtgatttttgacaaaccacagggacgaaaacagtaattaactcatttcGTTATGAGAATTAAGTTTTTTAGTGAATTTCGTTATGAGAATTTTAAGAAGATGATTGTGTCATCATTGATCACAGCTTCGTGTATATTCAGGATAAAAGTTAATAATCCCATATTTAAAATGATTTTGGTATTAACTAGACCTTTTTAAGTTGTTTACAATTTTTTGATTTGGTTTGATTTTGTCACCTACTATTTTTGTCCTTTACATTTTATCACTTTTAGATATATGGTATcctattattatttatatatatgaaaCAAAATCACTAATATACAATATAAAATGCATGTAGAAATATATAATTCAGGTGGGCCTTCTGTGCTGATTTTGACCGCATACAAAATCTGTTTTCAGGTTCGCAAaatcttttctgtttttatactacagttttttttttttttttgaactgcaACTATTTTATATTTCATAAAATAGACGGGCGGGGCCAGCAGGAAgttgaaaacaaaaacaaaacaacacTACATAAATATGAGATTTATGTCTCGCACGTTAAAATCGATCGGCCTTTCCCACTTCAAATTACAAAACGGTGACTTGTTTTTTATCCATACGAAAGTCTCTTCTTTTATCCTCTCCAGCACTCAATTAATCATGAGCCTAGCCCCTGCCAACGCAAGTTatatattatttgtatataacATATATAAGATTTAGTTATaactagaattaccacccgccGCGGCGGGGATTCAGTAGTTATATATCATATTAGATGAAAGTCAAATGTTTCTTAAATGACCGCGAACCTgtgtgtaaaacatagaaaagaataactaagttgatctctAAGCCGCGCGTTGTGACATACTTATCAAAGGGGGGAAATAGACGCGCTGCAACAGGcctgtcaaatgggaaaaaatagatgaaaaaacgttgaacctcacacgtacgttgcggcgtgttaactcggaaatttaAAACGAAATGTTAAATGGAAAACTTGTGAAAGATAAAAAATATAAGGGACCAAAGTTAAAAGTTAGaaagtgttggggttaaattgcaaatgatgaaaaactttgggttaaaagtaaaaaaaaaatcaaaggagTTTAATTGCAAAAGATACAAACTTTTGAATTATAAGTGAAAAATCAAACTAATCAAAGGGTTTAAATTACCAGAGaatgaaactttagacttaaattgtcaaatattGAAACTTTAGGATTAGAAAGGAAAAATCCATTTTTTTTCCTGAAAAACTCTCAAAACCAATGGTACAACTACCATATACATATATAGGTATTTTTTATAGTTTATAATATATATTctagaaaaaaagttataaattACTTGTATATATTAATGATTTGGATCCATGTTATATGTACATATCATGTCTTTCTTGTATGTTATTATATAAAACAAAAGTTAATAAAATTAGAAAAAAGTGTTTAAATACATACTAAAACAAAAACTTAATGTTTGCCATTTTATCGAGTTATATAAGTATatactttttatttatttgtgtAGAATATAGTGATCTTTTGACTCTTTTTCAACACTAAAAACATCTAAAGAAAGAGGAAAATTTCAAATTCCAAACAGGAGTCAGAAAATAAGAAAAAAGGGTCGGGATCTTGTACCTAAACTAGGAAAACTGTCTAAATAAAACCAATCAACAACTAGCAACGGTGTTTCCCCGTCAAACCAAAAGTTTGATAATATTCTTATAACTAAGGGTGAGCGGGGCATTTCTCGGAGAGGAGAGCGGGGAGTGAAGTCCACGAGCGGTAACACCGCCTCCATCAATTCGGGGAAGGTAATCGGGGAGTGGGAGCGGGGGGTATTCACCGACTGAAAGAGAGGGGGTGATTGGTTGTTAATGTGGGTCCACCCtttttccaccaatcatatttttttcttctttttttataaaaaaataattgtgtgagtggagtgatgccaacgtttgagtgcaaaataaggacttaagaggggagttgacgtagcgcgtgctgattgggtgtgtgtaagagaggtcactcccctaaaagaggagtgcccctctcaccctaatCATTTTAAGTTATTAATAGAAAAAAAACAATAGATTAGTCATATTGTTTATTATCAtactagcttacaaccccgtgtattacacgggttaaatgacgaaaaaatgtaaattat
The Helianthus annuus cultivar XRQ/B chromosome 6, HanXRQr2.0-SUNRISE, whole genome shotgun sequence genome window above contains:
- the LOC110864465 gene encoding uncharacterized protein LOC110864465; translated protein: MKLNLTFLVPLFLILIIVVHCVNSDPEVKKNAHDDLGTETRTKTDPKVALNENSSTSGSNIESKPVNPDPSKKDKVSNDVTNGNVDKTTKSVPSKPLVDKETGNLQKGSKDKDLVDNVENKSETDNGSGSKGVPKEDNLPNMRKGSFRGEQCDSSFKCTIGNGENHGMIACLSVPGDESTEVSLIIQNKGKGPLDVNISAPNFVRLDKPKVTIQENDDQKVMVSIGEGKTEKLITLKTLEGSCSLDFMDFLTHNPMKKSNYASQLTYTSLFRRTPFLGLLSLALILVIVSVVVCVTYQKRRFVNSGAKYQKLDAELPVSGGPKVDFDQKDGWDDNWSDDWGDVEAPSTPSMPLTPSISSAGVSSRRVNKDAWKD